The following are encoded in a window of Panthera leo isolate Ple1 chromosome B2, P.leo_Ple1_pat1.1, whole genome shotgun sequence genomic DNA:
- the BAG6 gene encoding large proline-rich protein BAG6 isoform X3: MEPSDTTSTTTSMEEPDSLEVLVKTLDSQTRTFIVGAQMNVKEFKEHIAASVSIPSEKQRLIYQGRVLQDDKKLQEYNVGGKVIHLVERAPPQTQLPSGASSGIGSASATHGGGPPPGTRGPGASVHDRNANSYVMVGTFNLPSEPRVRLVMAQHMIRDIQTLLSRMECRGGPQAQHSQPPPQTPTVAPESVALSSQTSEPVESEVPPREPMEAEEVEERAPAQSPELTPSGPAPAGPTPAPETNAPNHPSPAEYVEVLQELQRLESRLQPFLQRYYEVLGAAATTDYNNNQEGREEDQRLINLVGESLRLLGNTFVALSDLRCNLACAPPRHLHVVRPMSHYTTPMVLQQAAIPIQINVGTTVTMTGNGTRPPPTSNAEAAPPGPGQASSLAPTSTTVESSTEGVPPPGPAPPPTTSHPRVIRISHQSVEPVVMMHMNIQDSGTQPGGVPSAPTGPLGPPGHGQTLGSTLIQLPSLPPEFMHAVAHQITHQAMVAAVASAAAGQQVPGFPTAPTRVVIARPTPPQARPSHPGGPPISGTLQSAGLGTNASLAQMVSGLVGQLLMQPVLVAQGTPGMAPPPAPATASASAGTTNTATTAGPAPGGPAQPPPPQPSAADLQFSQLLGNLLGPAGPGAGGPGMASPTITVAMPGVPAFLQGMTDFLQATQTAPPPPPPPPPPPPAPEQQTMPPPGSPSGGAGSPGGLGLESLSPEFFTSVVQGVLNSLLGSLGARAGSSESIAAFIQRLSGSSNIFEPGADGALGFFGALLSLLCQNFSMVDVVMLLHGHFQPLQRLQPQLRSFFHQHYLGGQEPTPGNIRTATHTLITGLEEYVRESFSLVQVQPGVDIIRTNLEFLQEQFNSIAAHVLHCTDSGFGARLLELCNQGLFECLALNLHCLGGQQMELAAVINGRIRRMSRGVNPSLVSWLTTMMGLRLQVVLEHMPVGPDAILRYVRRVGDPPQPLPEEPMEVQGSERTSPEPQRENASPAPGTTAEEAMSRGPPPAPEGGGSRDEQDGASAETEPWAAAVPPEWVPIIQQDIQSQRKVKPQPPLSDAYLSGMPAKRRKTMQGEGPQLLLSEAVSRAAKAAGARPLTSPESLSRDLEAPEVQESYRQQLRADIQKRLQEDPNYSPQRFPNAHRAFADDP, from the exons ATGGAGCCCAGTGATACTACCAGTACCACTACCAGTATGGAGGAGCCTGACAGCCTGGAGGTGCTGGTGAAGACCTTGGACTCTCAGACTCGGACCTTTATTGTGGGGGCCCAG ATGAATGTAAAGGAATTTAAGGAGCACATCGCTGCCTCTGTCAGCATTCCCTCTGAGAAACAACGGCTCATCTATCAGGGACGAGTTCTGCAGGATGATAAGAAGCTCCAGGAATACA atGTTGGGGGAAAGGTTATTCACCTGGTGGAACGGGCTCCTCCTCAGACGCAGCTCCCTTCTGGGGCATCTTCTGGGATAGGGTCTGCCTCAGCCACCCATGGTGGGGGACCCCCGCCTGGTACTCGGGGGCCTGGGGCCTCTGTTCATGACCGGAATGCCAACAGCTATGTCATGGTTGGAACCTTCAATCTTCCT AGTGAGCCCCGAGTACGGCTGGTGATGGCTCAGCACATGATCAGAGATATACAGACCTTACTTTCTCGGATGGAG TGTCGAGGGGGACCCCAAGCACAGCACAGTCAGCCGCCCCCACAGACGCCAACCGTGGCCCCGGAGTCTGTAGCCTTGAGTTCTCAAACATCAGAACCAGTTGAAAGTGAAGTGCCTCCTCGGGAGCCCATGGAGGCCGAAGAAGTGGAGGAGCGtgccccagcccagagcccggagctcACCCCTTCCGGCCCAGCTCCAGCGGGCCCAACACCTGCCCCAGAGACCAATGCACCCAA CCATCCTTCCCCTGCGGAGTATGTTGAAGTGCTCCAGGAGCTACAGCGGCTTGAGAGCCGCCTCCAGCCCTTCCTGCAGCGCTACTATGAGGTTCTGGGCGCTGCCGCCACCACGGACTACAACAACAAC CAAGAGGGCCGCGAAGAGGACCAGCGCTTGATCAACTTGGTGGGGGAGAGCCTACGGCTGCTGGGCAACACTTTTGTGGCGCTGTCTGACCTGCGCTGCAACCTGGCCTGTGCGCCCCCACGACACCTGCATGTGGTCCGGCCCATGTCTCACTACACCACCCCCATGGTGCTCCAGCAGGCAGCCATTCCCATCCAG ATCAACGTGGGAACCACCGTGACCATGACGGGGAATGGGACTCGGCCCCCCCCGACTTCTAATGCGGAGGCAGCTCCCCCTGGTCCTGGGCAGGCCTCATCCCTGGCTCCCACTTCTACCACTGTCGAGTCCTCAACCGAGGGTGTTCCCCCGCCAGGGCCGGCTCCCCCCCCGACCACCAGCCACCCAAGGGTCATCCGGATTTCCCACCAGAGCGTGGAACCTGTAGTTATGATGCACATGAACATCCAAG ATTCTGGCACACAGCCCGGTGGAGTTCCGAGTGCTCCCACTGGCCCCCTAGGACCCCCTGGTCATGGCCAAACCCTGG GCTCCACCCTCATCcagctgccctccctgccccctgagTTCATGCACGCCGTCGCCCACCAGATCACTCATCAGGCCATGGTGGCAGCTGTTGCCTCCGCGGCCGCAG GACAGCAGGTGCCGGGTTTCCCGACAGCTCCGACCCGGGTGGTGATTGCTCGGCCTACCCCTCCACAGGCTCGGCCTTCCCATCCTGGGGGGCCCCCAATCTCGGGTACTCTA CAGAGCGCTGGACTAGGTACCAATGCCTCTTTGGCCCAGATGGTGAGCGGCCTCGTGGGGCAGCTTCTTATGCAGCCCGTTCTTGTGG CTCAGGGGACCCCAGGAATGGCaccacctccagcccctgccacTGCTTCAGCCAGTGCAGGCACCACCAACACAGCAACCACAGCTGGTCCTGCCCCCGGGGGACCCGCCCAGCCTCCACCCCCTCAACCCTCAGCGGCCGATCTTCAGTTCTCACAGCTCCTAGGGAACCTGCTGGGTCCTGCGGGGCCAGGGGCCGGAGGGCCTGGCATGGCTTCTCCCACCATCACCGTGGCGATGCCTGGTGTCCCTGCCTTTCTCCAGGGCATGACTGACTTTCTGCAG GCGACGCAGAcggcccctccgccccccccgccacccccacccccacccccggccccagaGCAGCAGACCATGCCCCCACCAGGGTCCCCTTCTGGTGGCGCAGGGAGTCCTGGAGGCCTGGGTCTTGAGAGCCTTTCACCGGAGTTTTTTACCTCCGTGGTGCAGGGCGTGCTGAACTCCCTGCTGGGCTCCCTGGGGGCTCGGGCTGGCAGTAGTGAAAGTATTGCTGCTTTCATACAGCGCCTCAGTGGATCAAGCAACATCTTTGAGCCTGGGGCTGATGGGGCCCTCG GATTCTTTGGGGCCCTACTCTCTCTGCTGTGCCAGAACTTTTCCATGGTGGATGTGGTGATGCTTCTTCATGGGCATTTCCAGCCACTGCAGCGGCTCCAGCCCCAGCTGCGATCCTTTTTCCACCAGCACTACCTGGGTGGCCAAGAGCCCACACCTGGTAACATACGG ACGGCAACCCACACGTTGATCACAGGGCTGGAAGAGTACGTGCGGGAGAGTTTT TCTTTGGTGCAGGTTCAGCCAGGGGTGGACATCATCCGGACAAACCTGGAATTTCTCCAAGAGCAGTTCAATAGCATCGCTGCTCATGTGCTGCACTGCACAG ACAGTGGATTTGGGGCCCGCCTGCTTGAGTTGTGTAACCAGGGCCTGTTTGAATGCCTGGCCCTCAACCTGCACTGCTTGGGGGGACAGCAGATGGAGCTTGCCGCGGTCATCAATGGCCGAATT CGTCGCATGTCTCGTGGGGTGAACCCGTCCTTGGTGAGCTGGCTGACCACTATGATGGGACTGAGGCTTCAGGTGGTTCTGGAGCACATGCCCGTAGGCCCTGATGCCATTCTCAGATATGTTCGCAGGGTTGGTGATCCCCCCCAG CCACTTCCTGAGGAGCCAATGGAAGTTCAGGGATCAGAGAGAACTTCCCCTGAGCCTCAG CGGGAGAatgcttccccagcccctggaacaACAGCAGAAGAGGCCATGTCCCGAGGTCCGCCTCCTGCTCCTGAGGGTGGCGGCTCCCGTGACGAACAGGATGGAGCTTCAGCTGAGACAGAACCTTGGGCGGCCGCAGTCCCCCCA GAGTGGGTTCCGATTATCCAGCAGGACATTCAGAGCCAGCGGAAGGTGAAGCCGCAGCCTCCCCTGAGCGATGCCTACCTCAGTGGTATGCCTGCCAAGAGACGCAAG ACGATGCAGGGTGAGGGCCCCCAGCTGCTTCTCTCAGAGGCCGTGAGCCGGGCAGCTAAGGCAGCCGGAGCTCGGCCCCTGACGAGCCCTGAGAGCCTGAGCCGGGACCTGGAGGCACCAGAGGTTCAGGAGAGCTACAGGCAGCAG ctccgGGCTGATATACAAAAGCGACTGCAGGAAGACCCCAACTACAGCCCCCAGCGCTTCCCTAATGCCCACCGGGCCTTTGCTGATGATCCCTAG
- the BAG6 gene encoding large proline-rich protein BAG6 isoform X7: MEPSDTTSTTTSMEEPDSLEVLVKTLDSQTRTFIVGAQMNVKEFKEHIAASVSIPSEKQRLIYQGRVLQDDKKLQEYNVGGKVIHLVERAPPQTQLPSGASSGIGSASATHGGGPPPGTRGPGASVHDRNANSYVMVGTFNLPSDGSAVDVHINMEQAPIQSEPRVRLVMAQHMIRDIQTLLSRMECRGGPQAQHSQPPPQTPTVAPESVALSSQTSEPVESEVPPREPMEAEEVEERAPAQSPELTPSGPAPAGPTPAPETNAPNHPSPAEYVEVLQELQRLESRLQPFLQRYYEVLGAAATTDYNNNQEGREEDQRLINLVGESLRLLGNTFVALSDLRCNLACAPPRHLHVVRPMSHYTTPMVLQQAAIPIQINVGTTVTMTGNGTRPPPTSNAEAAPPGPGQASSLAPTSTTVESSTEGVPPPGPAPPPTTSHPRVIRISHQSVEPVVMMHMNIQDSGTQPGGVPSAPTGPLGPPGHGQTLGSTLIQLPSLPPEFMHAVAHQITHQAMVAAVASAAAGQQVPGFPTAPTRVVIARPTPPQARPSHPGGPPISGTLQSAGLGTNASLAQMVSGLVGQLLMQPVLVAQGTPGMAPPPAPATASASAGTTNTATTAGPAPGGPAQPPPPQPSAADLQFSQLLGNLLGPAGPGAGGPGMASPTITVAMPGVPAFLQGMTDFLQATQTAPPPPPPPPPPPPAPEQQTMPPPGSPSGGAGSPGGLGLESLSPEFFTSVVQGVLNSLLGSLGARAGSSESIAAFIQRLSGSSNIFEPGADGALGFFGALLSLLCQNFSMVDVVMLLHGHFQPLQRLQPQLRSFFHQHYLGGQEPTPGNIRTATHTLITGLEEYVRESFSLVQVQPGVDIIRTNLEFLQEQFNSIAAHVLHCTDSGFGARLLELCNQGLFECLALNLHCLGGQQMELAAVINGRIRRMSRGVNPSLVSWLTTMMGLRLQVVLEHMPVGPDAILRYVRRVGDPPQPLPEEPMEVQGSERTSPEPQRENASPAPGTTAEEAMSRGPPPAPEGGGSRDEQDGASAETEPWAAAVPPEWVPIIQQDIQSQRKVKPQPPLSDAYLSGMPAKRRKLRADIQKRLQEDPNYSPQRFPNAHRAFADDP, translated from the exons ATGGAGCCCAGTGATACTACCAGTACCACTACCAGTATGGAGGAGCCTGACAGCCTGGAGGTGCTGGTGAAGACCTTGGACTCTCAGACTCGGACCTTTATTGTGGGGGCCCAG ATGAATGTAAAGGAATTTAAGGAGCACATCGCTGCCTCTGTCAGCATTCCCTCTGAGAAACAACGGCTCATCTATCAGGGACGAGTTCTGCAGGATGATAAGAAGCTCCAGGAATACA atGTTGGGGGAAAGGTTATTCACCTGGTGGAACGGGCTCCTCCTCAGACGCAGCTCCCTTCTGGGGCATCTTCTGGGATAGGGTCTGCCTCAGCCACCCATGGTGGGGGACCCCCGCCTGGTACTCGGGGGCCTGGGGCCTCTGTTCATGACCGGAATGCCAACAGCTATGTCATGGTTGGAACCTTCAATCTTCCT AGTGACGGCTCTGCTGTGGATGTTCACATCAACATGGAACAGGCCCCGATTCAG AGTGAGCCCCGAGTACGGCTGGTGATGGCTCAGCACATGATCAGAGATATACAGACCTTACTTTCTCGGATGGAG TGTCGAGGGGGACCCCAAGCACAGCACAGTCAGCCGCCCCCACAGACGCCAACCGTGGCCCCGGAGTCTGTAGCCTTGAGTTCTCAAACATCAGAACCAGTTGAAAGTGAAGTGCCTCCTCGGGAGCCCATGGAGGCCGAAGAAGTGGAGGAGCGtgccccagcccagagcccggagctcACCCCTTCCGGCCCAGCTCCAGCGGGCCCAACACCTGCCCCAGAGACCAATGCACCCAA CCATCCTTCCCCTGCGGAGTATGTTGAAGTGCTCCAGGAGCTACAGCGGCTTGAGAGCCGCCTCCAGCCCTTCCTGCAGCGCTACTATGAGGTTCTGGGCGCTGCCGCCACCACGGACTACAACAACAAC CAAGAGGGCCGCGAAGAGGACCAGCGCTTGATCAACTTGGTGGGGGAGAGCCTACGGCTGCTGGGCAACACTTTTGTGGCGCTGTCTGACCTGCGCTGCAACCTGGCCTGTGCGCCCCCACGACACCTGCATGTGGTCCGGCCCATGTCTCACTACACCACCCCCATGGTGCTCCAGCAGGCAGCCATTCCCATCCAG ATCAACGTGGGAACCACCGTGACCATGACGGGGAATGGGACTCGGCCCCCCCCGACTTCTAATGCGGAGGCAGCTCCCCCTGGTCCTGGGCAGGCCTCATCCCTGGCTCCCACTTCTACCACTGTCGAGTCCTCAACCGAGGGTGTTCCCCCGCCAGGGCCGGCTCCCCCCCCGACCACCAGCCACCCAAGGGTCATCCGGATTTCCCACCAGAGCGTGGAACCTGTAGTTATGATGCACATGAACATCCAAG ATTCTGGCACACAGCCCGGTGGAGTTCCGAGTGCTCCCACTGGCCCCCTAGGACCCCCTGGTCATGGCCAAACCCTGG GCTCCACCCTCATCcagctgccctccctgccccctgagTTCATGCACGCCGTCGCCCACCAGATCACTCATCAGGCCATGGTGGCAGCTGTTGCCTCCGCGGCCGCAG GACAGCAGGTGCCGGGTTTCCCGACAGCTCCGACCCGGGTGGTGATTGCTCGGCCTACCCCTCCACAGGCTCGGCCTTCCCATCCTGGGGGGCCCCCAATCTCGGGTACTCTA CAGAGCGCTGGACTAGGTACCAATGCCTCTTTGGCCCAGATGGTGAGCGGCCTCGTGGGGCAGCTTCTTATGCAGCCCGTTCTTGTGG CTCAGGGGACCCCAGGAATGGCaccacctccagcccctgccacTGCTTCAGCCAGTGCAGGCACCACCAACACAGCAACCACAGCTGGTCCTGCCCCCGGGGGACCCGCCCAGCCTCCACCCCCTCAACCCTCAGCGGCCGATCTTCAGTTCTCACAGCTCCTAGGGAACCTGCTGGGTCCTGCGGGGCCAGGGGCCGGAGGGCCTGGCATGGCTTCTCCCACCATCACCGTGGCGATGCCTGGTGTCCCTGCCTTTCTCCAGGGCATGACTGACTTTCTGCAG GCGACGCAGAcggcccctccgccccccccgccacccccacccccacccccggccccagaGCAGCAGACCATGCCCCCACCAGGGTCCCCTTCTGGTGGCGCAGGGAGTCCTGGAGGCCTGGGTCTTGAGAGCCTTTCACCGGAGTTTTTTACCTCCGTGGTGCAGGGCGTGCTGAACTCCCTGCTGGGCTCCCTGGGGGCTCGGGCTGGCAGTAGTGAAAGTATTGCTGCTTTCATACAGCGCCTCAGTGGATCAAGCAACATCTTTGAGCCTGGGGCTGATGGGGCCCTCG GATTCTTTGGGGCCCTACTCTCTCTGCTGTGCCAGAACTTTTCCATGGTGGATGTGGTGATGCTTCTTCATGGGCATTTCCAGCCACTGCAGCGGCTCCAGCCCCAGCTGCGATCCTTTTTCCACCAGCACTACCTGGGTGGCCAAGAGCCCACACCTGGTAACATACGG ACGGCAACCCACACGTTGATCACAGGGCTGGAAGAGTACGTGCGGGAGAGTTTT TCTTTGGTGCAGGTTCAGCCAGGGGTGGACATCATCCGGACAAACCTGGAATTTCTCCAAGAGCAGTTCAATAGCATCGCTGCTCATGTGCTGCACTGCACAG ACAGTGGATTTGGGGCCCGCCTGCTTGAGTTGTGTAACCAGGGCCTGTTTGAATGCCTGGCCCTCAACCTGCACTGCTTGGGGGGACAGCAGATGGAGCTTGCCGCGGTCATCAATGGCCGAATT CGTCGCATGTCTCGTGGGGTGAACCCGTCCTTGGTGAGCTGGCTGACCACTATGATGGGACTGAGGCTTCAGGTGGTTCTGGAGCACATGCCCGTAGGCCCTGATGCCATTCTCAGATATGTTCGCAGGGTTGGTGATCCCCCCCAG CCACTTCCTGAGGAGCCAATGGAAGTTCAGGGATCAGAGAGAACTTCCCCTGAGCCTCAG CGGGAGAatgcttccccagcccctggaacaACAGCAGAAGAGGCCATGTCCCGAGGTCCGCCTCCTGCTCCTGAGGGTGGCGGCTCCCGTGACGAACAGGATGGAGCTTCAGCTGAGACAGAACCTTGGGCGGCCGCAGTCCCCCCA GAGTGGGTTCCGATTATCCAGCAGGACATTCAGAGCCAGCGGAAGGTGAAGCCGCAGCCTCCCCTGAGCGATGCCTACCTCAGTGGTATGCCTGCCAAGAGACGCAAG ctccgGGCTGATATACAAAAGCGACTGCAGGAAGACCCCAACTACAGCCCCCAGCGCTTCCCTAATGCCCACCGGGCCTTTGCTGATGATCCCTAG
- the BAG6 gene encoding large proline-rich protein BAG6 isoform X17: MEPSDTTSTTTSMEEPDSLEVLVKTLDSQTRTFIVGAQMNVKEFKEHIAASVSIPSEKQRLIYQGRVLQDDKKLQEYNVGGKVIHLVERAPPQTQLPSGASSGIGSASATHGGGPPPGTRGPGASVHDRNANSYVMVGTFNLPSEPRVRLVMAQHMIRDIQTLLSRMECRGGPQAQHSQPPPQTPTVAPESVALSSQTSEPVESEVPPREPMEAEEVEERAPAQSPELTPSGPAPAGPTPAPETNAPNHPSPAEYVEVLQELQRLESRLQPFLQRYYEVLGAAATTDYNNNQEGREEDQRLINLVGESLRLLGNTFVALSDLRCNLACAPPRHLHVVRPMSHYTTPMVLQQAAIPIQINVGTTVTMTGNGTRPPPTSNAEAAPPGPGQASSLAPTSTTVESSTEGVPPPGPAPPPTTSHPRVIRISHQSVEPVVMMHMNIQDSGTQPGGVPSAPTGPLGPPGHGQTLGQQVPGFPTAPTRVVIARPTPPQARPSHPGGPPISGTLSAGLGTNASLAQMVSGLVGQLLMQPVLVAQGTPGMAPPPAPATASASAGTTNTATTAGPAPGGPAQPPPPQPSAADLQFSQLLGNLLGPAGPGAGGPGMASPTITVAMPGVPAFLQGMTDFLQATQTAPPPPPPPPPPPPAPEQQTMPPPGSPSGGAGSPGGLGLESLSPEFFTSVVQGVLNSLLGSLGARAGSSESIAAFIQRLSGSSNIFEPGADGALGFFGALLSLLCQNFSMVDVVMLLHGHFQPLQRLQPQLRSFFHQHYLGGQEPTPGNIRTATHTLITGLEEYVRESFSLVQVQPGVDIIRTNLEFLQEQFNSIAAHVLHCTDSGFGARLLELCNQGLFECLALNLHCLGGQQMELAAVINGRIRRMSRGVNPSLVSWLTTMMGLRLQVVLEHMPVGPDAILRYVRRVGDPPQPLPEEPMEVQGSERTSPEPQRENASPAPGTTAEEAMSRGPPPAPEGGGSRDEQDGASAETEPWAAAVPPEWVPIIQQDIQSQRKVKPQPPLSDAYLSGMPAKRRKLRADIQKRLQEDPNYSPQRFPNAHRAFADDP; this comes from the exons ATGGAGCCCAGTGATACTACCAGTACCACTACCAGTATGGAGGAGCCTGACAGCCTGGAGGTGCTGGTGAAGACCTTGGACTCTCAGACTCGGACCTTTATTGTGGGGGCCCAG ATGAATGTAAAGGAATTTAAGGAGCACATCGCTGCCTCTGTCAGCATTCCCTCTGAGAAACAACGGCTCATCTATCAGGGACGAGTTCTGCAGGATGATAAGAAGCTCCAGGAATACA atGTTGGGGGAAAGGTTATTCACCTGGTGGAACGGGCTCCTCCTCAGACGCAGCTCCCTTCTGGGGCATCTTCTGGGATAGGGTCTGCCTCAGCCACCCATGGTGGGGGACCCCCGCCTGGTACTCGGGGGCCTGGGGCCTCTGTTCATGACCGGAATGCCAACAGCTATGTCATGGTTGGAACCTTCAATCTTCCT AGTGAGCCCCGAGTACGGCTGGTGATGGCTCAGCACATGATCAGAGATATACAGACCTTACTTTCTCGGATGGAG TGTCGAGGGGGACCCCAAGCACAGCACAGTCAGCCGCCCCCACAGACGCCAACCGTGGCCCCGGAGTCTGTAGCCTTGAGTTCTCAAACATCAGAACCAGTTGAAAGTGAAGTGCCTCCTCGGGAGCCCATGGAGGCCGAAGAAGTGGAGGAGCGtgccccagcccagagcccggagctcACCCCTTCCGGCCCAGCTCCAGCGGGCCCAACACCTGCCCCAGAGACCAATGCACCCAA CCATCCTTCCCCTGCGGAGTATGTTGAAGTGCTCCAGGAGCTACAGCGGCTTGAGAGCCGCCTCCAGCCCTTCCTGCAGCGCTACTATGAGGTTCTGGGCGCTGCCGCCACCACGGACTACAACAACAAC CAAGAGGGCCGCGAAGAGGACCAGCGCTTGATCAACTTGGTGGGGGAGAGCCTACGGCTGCTGGGCAACACTTTTGTGGCGCTGTCTGACCTGCGCTGCAACCTGGCCTGTGCGCCCCCACGACACCTGCATGTGGTCCGGCCCATGTCTCACTACACCACCCCCATGGTGCTCCAGCAGGCAGCCATTCCCATCCAG ATCAACGTGGGAACCACCGTGACCATGACGGGGAATGGGACTCGGCCCCCCCCGACTTCTAATGCGGAGGCAGCTCCCCCTGGTCCTGGGCAGGCCTCATCCCTGGCTCCCACTTCTACCACTGTCGAGTCCTCAACCGAGGGTGTTCCCCCGCCAGGGCCGGCTCCCCCCCCGACCACCAGCCACCCAAGGGTCATCCGGATTTCCCACCAGAGCGTGGAACCTGTAGTTATGATGCACATGAACATCCAAG ATTCTGGCACACAGCCCGGTGGAGTTCCGAGTGCTCCCACTGGCCCCCTAGGACCCCCTGGTCATGGCCAAACCCTGG GACAGCAGGTGCCGGGTTTCCCGACAGCTCCGACCCGGGTGGTGATTGCTCGGCCTACCCCTCCACAGGCTCGGCCTTCCCATCCTGGGGGGCCCCCAATCTCGGGTACTCTA AGCGCTGGACTAGGTACCAATGCCTCTTTGGCCCAGATGGTGAGCGGCCTCGTGGGGCAGCTTCTTATGCAGCCCGTTCTTGTGG CTCAGGGGACCCCAGGAATGGCaccacctccagcccctgccacTGCTTCAGCCAGTGCAGGCACCACCAACACAGCAACCACAGCTGGTCCTGCCCCCGGGGGACCCGCCCAGCCTCCACCCCCTCAACCCTCAGCGGCCGATCTTCAGTTCTCACAGCTCCTAGGGAACCTGCTGGGTCCTGCGGGGCCAGGGGCCGGAGGGCCTGGCATGGCTTCTCCCACCATCACCGTGGCGATGCCTGGTGTCCCTGCCTTTCTCCAGGGCATGACTGACTTTCTGCAG GCGACGCAGAcggcccctccgccccccccgccacccccacccccacccccggccccagaGCAGCAGACCATGCCCCCACCAGGGTCCCCTTCTGGTGGCGCAGGGAGTCCTGGAGGCCTGGGTCTTGAGAGCCTTTCACCGGAGTTTTTTACCTCCGTGGTGCAGGGCGTGCTGAACTCCCTGCTGGGCTCCCTGGGGGCTCGGGCTGGCAGTAGTGAAAGTATTGCTGCTTTCATACAGCGCCTCAGTGGATCAAGCAACATCTTTGAGCCTGGGGCTGATGGGGCCCTCG GATTCTTTGGGGCCCTACTCTCTCTGCTGTGCCAGAACTTTTCCATGGTGGATGTGGTGATGCTTCTTCATGGGCATTTCCAGCCACTGCAGCGGCTCCAGCCCCAGCTGCGATCCTTTTTCCACCAGCACTACCTGGGTGGCCAAGAGCCCACACCTGGTAACATACGG ACGGCAACCCACACGTTGATCACAGGGCTGGAAGAGTACGTGCGGGAGAGTTTT TCTTTGGTGCAGGTTCAGCCAGGGGTGGACATCATCCGGACAAACCTGGAATTTCTCCAAGAGCAGTTCAATAGCATCGCTGCTCATGTGCTGCACTGCACAG ACAGTGGATTTGGGGCCCGCCTGCTTGAGTTGTGTAACCAGGGCCTGTTTGAATGCCTGGCCCTCAACCTGCACTGCTTGGGGGGACAGCAGATGGAGCTTGCCGCGGTCATCAATGGCCGAATT CGTCGCATGTCTCGTGGGGTGAACCCGTCCTTGGTGAGCTGGCTGACCACTATGATGGGACTGAGGCTTCAGGTGGTTCTGGAGCACATGCCCGTAGGCCCTGATGCCATTCTCAGATATGTTCGCAGGGTTGGTGATCCCCCCCAG CCACTTCCTGAGGAGCCAATGGAAGTTCAGGGATCAGAGAGAACTTCCCCTGAGCCTCAG CGGGAGAatgcttccccagcccctggaacaACAGCAGAAGAGGCCATGTCCCGAGGTCCGCCTCCTGCTCCTGAGGGTGGCGGCTCCCGTGACGAACAGGATGGAGCTTCAGCTGAGACAGAACCTTGGGCGGCCGCAGTCCCCCCA GAGTGGGTTCCGATTATCCAGCAGGACATTCAGAGCCAGCGGAAGGTGAAGCCGCAGCCTCCCCTGAGCGATGCCTACCTCAGTGGTATGCCTGCCAAGAGACGCAAG ctccgGGCTGATATACAAAAGCGACTGCAGGAAGACCCCAACTACAGCCCCCAGCGCTTCCCTAATGCCCACCGGGCCTTTGCTGATGATCCCTAG